GGCGGATGGAACGAGGGATCCAGTCGATGGAACGAAGTTCGTCGAAGATAGAACCTCTGATTCGAGTCATCGCATAGGTCTTAAATTTGATCTGTCTATCCGGATCGAATTTTTCGATCGCATCTAGAAGTCCAAACACACCGTATGAAACAAGATCATCGAACTCAACGTTCTGAGGCATACCGATCGCGATACGACCAGCCACGTGTTTGACTAGAGGAGAATATTTTTCTACAAGATAACTGCGAATATTCTGGTCTTTAGTTGCCCTGTAGGACTTCCAAAGTTCGGTTTCATCCGTATTATTGTATTTTTCGAAAAGTTTGGACATAACTACGGGATGGGCTGGTCCTCTGCTTAAGAGTGTCGTGGACCAAACCGATTTGCAATAGCATTTTTTGACTCAAAAAAGGGAAATCAAGCAGTTTTTTGTCTCATTGGGTTTCTAGGCGGATTTACGCTAAAATCGCGGTGCCGGAGTTCCTACATTCAAAACCTCCGTGATCTCAGTAGCCTCAAAAAAACAAATGATCGCGGAGAGTTCACGGAGACGCAGAGCTGGAAAAGTAGGGATATTTCTTTCACTACCCGCGAAGGACGCGGCCTATTTTTCCTGGCTGCCGTCGTCTTTCGCGAGCATTGTACGGATCGCTTCCGCCATTAACTTAGGCTCGTTTTTGATCGCGATATTTTCTACGATGATATGATCCCCGAATTTATCCGCCTTTTTACGAGGGATCCCGCTCGCGGCAGCTCTCATTTCGTCTGCGCTGCCCGGAGAATCAAAATGAGGGGTAGAAGTATCCGTATCTGCATGTTCTGAGTAGGAATGACGACCTCCACCATCCAAACCATCCTCATCTCCGCTGGAATGAGCGCCGGTGAAATTACCCAACAATTCTAAAAACTCGGGAACTTTGGAAGCTAATACGGAATATACTCCGAATCCAAAAACAGCCATACCGACCGTGGATAAAAAGGTAATGAATATGATATGGCCGAAATAATTTCCGACCATGATGCCGCAGACCAGACTTACGATGAGTCCTAAAAAGGAGAAAAAAGCGAGGAAACCAATTTGCAGGTTCACTCTTCCTCGCTCTGTTGTTTTTCTCTCACATCCACAAAATTGAAAAACTTACGGAAGAATCCGGTGATCCCGGAATCATCTAAATTATCCATTTCTTGGTTGAGTAGAGAATATGTGATCCGATTCAAACAAGCTGCTGCCTTGCTCTTAGGCGAATGGATGATATACGGTTTTTGTTCCCGGATACTTTTTTCCACCTCGTCGTCTTGGAAGATGAATCCTAAATTTTCGACCCGAACTTCTAAGAACTGACCTGAGATATCGATCACACGATCCGCTACTTTTTTCCCTTCGATAGCGGAACGTACACGGTTCACCACCATCTTTAGATTTTTATCTCTGCTTTGGGAAACGATCGCTTTGATCAGTCCATAAGAGTCCGTGATTGCGGTAGGCTCCGGTGTAGTAACTACGATCACATCATCCGCAGGAAGTGTGAGTCCGATCACGTTAGAACTGATCCCTGCTCCTGTGTCTATGATCATATAATCATAAGAATCCAGATCGGCGAATCCTTTGATCAAATTATTTCTTTGGGTATCGTTCAGGTTCGCGAGTTGTGAATAACCGCTAGCGCCCGCGATGATATCCACTCCTTCCGGAGCTTGGATGATAATATCCTTTAAACTTTTATGTCCCTTGACTACGTGATATAAATTGTATTTAGGGATGATCCCTAAGATCACATTCACGTTAGCGAGTCCTAGATCTCCGTCGAATACTAGGACCTTCTGTCCTGCCTTTGCCATGGAGATGGCAAGGTTTACGGAGATAGTACTTTTACCGACCCCACCCTTTCCGGAAGCGATCGCTATAATCTTAGTCATAGGTTTGGTTGAAGACACGAGTTTCAAACTCGTATTACCCTCGGTAAGTTTCCGCAACTGAGTCGCTTGGTCCATCCTAACCTCTTTCTCTGGGACTTAGGTTTTCTACCGAAACCTTAAGCGGAGAATACTTCTCCACGGATCTCGATGAGTTTTTCCGGATTTACTGCGCATTCAGCGAGTTGGTGTTTTTCCGCTGGGATCATATCGAAGGGAACTTCTTGGCCAACACTTAAATGGGTAAAACCCTTATTAAGTGTATCGGCTAGTTCCAGAAATCCACCCAAAAATTCCGCTTCGTCCAGTTTAGTTAATAAAATTCTACGGAAACCAAGGGGTTCGTAGGCTTTCATTACGGAGTGGGTGTGATGATACGAAGATGTGGCGGATAATACAAGGATATTTTCTACGTTGTCCCTTTCTCCGAAAGCGGAAAGGTATCCGTACATTTTACTAAGCTGGTCCACATTGCGATGGCTGTAACCCGCAGTATCTATTAAGATCAGTTCCGATCCGTCTCTTGCCAGGGTCTCCTGAAAACGTTTCAGATCTTTTACGGCATAAAAAGGCATTTCCATGGTATCTGCGTAGCGTTTTAACTGCTCGATCGCAGCGATCCTATAGTTGTCAGTCGTGTAAAGAGACACTGATTTTCCCATATGAAGATGGTACTTAGCGGCTAGTTTTGCGATGCTAGTTGTTTTTCCGCTGCCTGTAGGTCCCACAAAGAAAACCACTTTTCTTTGTCCTCTTCTGGTTCCTTTAAAAATGTCCGGTTCCACCTGCACTCTTTCGGAAAGAACCTCTACAATTTTTTCCTGAACTGCAACTGTCCGGGAACGATCCAAAGGAGAAAGTCTCTGCTCCGCTTGGGAAATAATTTCTTCCGCATAAGCCTCGCTCATTCCTTCTTTGACAAGCTTATCCCTCATTTTAAGGATATTGGAATCCTGCTCTTTACGGACCTTTCTGGAAATTTTAGGCTCGAATTCTTTGGAGAAAGAAAGTCCTAAATTCTCTTCGGATTCTATCGCTTCGGAAGTGACTTCTATCAGTTCTTTCGGCAAAGAAGAAGCTCTGCTTGGGCGAGAAGTTCTTTCTTCCCAGCTAGGCAATTCTTCTAGGCTTCTTCTTTTTTCGGATCCAAGAGTGGACTTTTGTTTGAGTAGTTCTTTTAGGTCTTGGAGTTTTTTCTCCACCTTCTCTCTGGAACTTGCCTTTTCAGGAATTCCAACTTGGATCTCCACAACCTTGCGGGCCATAAGTCCAGTCCCGAAAACCCCGCCTTCGGTCAAAATCCTATGTTCGATGACATGGGCTTCCGGGCCATATTTCATCTTCATCTGCATTAGGCAGTCCTGTAGATCCTTGCCCCTAATCTTTGCGAAATCCATGTGATCCTCCTGTTTTTTCGATTAAAATATTACGTTTTACTAAACCACTTCCGCGGGTTCCGCCGCCTGGGCTTGTGCAATCCTAAGTTCGCCTGCGATTACCGTCGGAACGGATGAATGAACTTCTTCCAATGCAAGAACCGCGAAGTTCCTAGGCGGGAATTCTTTCGCTAAAAAATAAGCGAAAGGCATTCTTACTTCTCTGTTCACCACGTAGATCGGGAATCCTCTTCCTTCTTGGACTTTGCGGTTCATATCCGCTACTGATTCCAAAAGTCTTCTTTGGAAATCCGGAGGAAGTACCAAAATATCCCTTCCTTCCAAACGATCCTGTGCCAGAGACTTGTTCAATCTGTCGAGCACCCGGCCTTCTACCACGATGACTTGTAATTTTCCATCCACCATATAATCTTTTACGATCGTATTGGAGATAGATTGTCTTACGAATTCCGTAAGAACATATGGGTTCGGATACTTGCCCATCTTGTTTGCAACTGTTTCCAAAATTGGGACAAGATTGCGGATCCCCAAACCTTCTCTGAGAAGATTCTGAAGTACTTGCTGCAACATTCCCAAATTCCCCGGTTTGTCCGCTTCCAATTCTTGGATAAGTGTCGGATACTGAGATCTGTAATGATCCAAAAGTTTTTTGACTTCTTCTCTTCCGAGCAAACTGGAAGCGTGAGTCGCAAGTAATTCTCTCAAATATGTGATGATTACGGTAGAAGAGTCCACCACGATAAAACCTTTGGACTCCGCATCTCCTTTCGAATCCGCAGAGATCCATTTCGCGGTCCTCCCATAAGCAGGTTCCATGAAAGATTCTCCTTCGATAGAAGAAAGATCCTGGCTTTCCGCGGAAGGCATTGCCATTAGTTTTTCAGGACGGATTGTACTGGAGCCTACTTCCACTCCATTGATCTTGATCGTGAATTGATCCGGAGGTATTTCCAAATTATCTAATATACGGATCGGAGGAATAACGATCCCGCTTTCACGAGCGAATTTTCCCCTTAAATTGGAAATTTGGTCCATCAATGTTCCGCCTTGAGTAGCGTCCACGAGTGGTACCAAATGATAACCGAATTCTATCTCGATAGGCTCGATCCTAAGTTCGTCGTAATAGTCTCTAGGTTTGCGGTCTCCGACGGCCTCTTTTTCCTTCTTCTCCAAAACCTCTAGCTGTTCTTGGACTGTTCTTTCAAGTGAGTAAGCTAGATATGCAAGTCCTCCCGCAAGAAGTACCATCGGGATAAAAGGTAACCCGGGAATAAATGAACCGAGCCCCATAGAGGCGGCGACTACATACAATACCTTGGAGTTTGCAAATAGCTGCGTCTTAAATTGTTTTGCGAGATCCGATTCGGAACCTGAACGAGTAACTATGATACCTGTAGCGACTGTAGTGAGAAGCGCAGGGATCTGGGAAACAAGTCCGTCACCAATGGTGAATTTTCCGTAAGTTTCGACTGCAGCTATGAAAGATTCACCTCGGATACTTGCACCGATGATAACTCCACCGATCAGGTTGATCCCTGTGATGATCAGCCCTGCTCTCACGTCCCCTTGCACGAATTTACTCGCTCCATCCATGGAACCGTAAAAGTCCACTTCTGCTTCTATCTTCTTTCTACGTTTTCGGGCTTCTGCCTCGTTTATGTTCCCGGTAGAAAGTTCCATATCGATTGCCATTTGTTTACCAGGCAATGCATCCAACGTGAACCTTGCTGCCACTTCGGAGATACGGGTCGCACCTTTAGTGATCACAAGCACCTGAACGATCACTAAAATTAAGAAGATAATAAATCCAACTACATACTTACTTAAACCGGATTCACTTCCCACTATAAAGGAACCGAATGCGTCGATGATCGCACTATTTACCGCAGGACCTTTCGACAAAATTTGTCTGGTTGTAGAAACGTTCAGAGCCAATCGATAGATCGTTGTGATCAATAATAAGCTAGGAAAAATAGAGAATTCAGCCGGCTCCTTGATAGACAAAGAAGTCAAAACGATGAGTAAACTTAATGCCAAGCTGAATAAGATCAGAATGTCTAAAATAAATCCCGGTAATGGAACGACTAACATCCCGACGACAGCTACCGCTCCCGCACCCAGGATGAAGTCGGATTGTGTATACCATTTCTTATCCATAATATTCTCCTAGGCTTAAGAAGCGTTTCGGAACGCTCTCCGGAAAGATTCGAGTTTCGTAAAGATCACACTTAGGGCGGTATAGAATTTAGCAGGAACTTCCTGTCCAATCTCCACCTCGTCATAAAGTGTCCTTGCCATTGGGCGGTCTTCGACTGTTGCGATATCGTTCGCCTTTGCCACCCGGATAATACGTAATGCGAAATCGTCGACACCCTTTGCGATCACGACAGGCGCTCTGTGTTTGTTCGGTTTATACTCTAATGCCACCGCAAAGTGGGTCGGGTTGGTAATGACCACGTCCGCTTTGGGAACTTCTGCCAGCATCTTGCTCTTTTTGATCTGGTCTCTGGCCATTTGTCTTCTTCTGGCTTGTAAAGAAGGGTCCCCGTCCTGTTCCTTCATCTCTCTTTTGGATTCGGAAGGAGTCATTTTGAGTGCTTCTTCGTATTCGTATCTTTGGAAGAAGTAATCCCCGATACTGATCGCGAGAAGTAGTATACCTACTACTATAAAAATTTTGAATGCAGTGTAAGTGATTAATGCTACCGATTCTTCGAGCCCCATATTCCCGAGCATGAGTATCTTGAAGAAGTCCTTCTCTATAACAAAATAGGAAACCCAAGCGATCGCGGCTACTTTGACTAAGGACTTACCTAAGCTGAATAATGTCTGGCGATTCGGAAGTACCTTTTTGAAATTAGGACGTATCCTTCCGAAATTGAAAGCCAATGCACGAGGTGCGAATAAAAATCCAGTTTGAACAACATTACCAACAATCGCAGCAACCACTGTGATCCCCATTAAAGGAAGAAGCAGCTGCGTAATATCCACAAGAGCATTGTTCAGAAGTTCACTTACTGTTTCGGAACTAACCACATTCGCTGAACGTATTCCGAAAAAATATTTTCTCAAAAGATAATAGGATCTCATGAAAAAATATTCTCCCATGAGATACATCAGAACGATGCCTGCGAGTAGAACGATCGCGGATGCGACTTCGGGGCTCTTAGGAACGTTTCCTTTTTCTCTTTCTTCCCTTCTTCTTCTTTCGCTGGCAGGTTGTGTACGTCCTTCGTCTTCCGCTGCGAATAATTGCAGGTTGATCCGAAAAGGAACAGCAGCGGGCTGTGGGCGTGGAGTCGCGTGTAGGAATTCCAACATCGCATCAGAGAAAAGTCCCGACATCTTCTTCCAAAAGGATCCCATTAGTTCGGCCATCCTTTCAGCATTAGGTTCATCTTCTCGAAAGAAAGTTGGAATGCATTGTCCATCTGAGTGATCAAAAAAGGAACAATCAGGATCATAACTACAAGACCGATCGCGATCTTGATGGGAAAGCTAAGCTGTAGAATATTCAACTGAGGAGCGGCTTTGCCCATCAAAGCTTCCGAAACAGTAACTAAGAATAGAACTCCAAGAATCGGCAGGGAAATTTTGAAAGCCACCAGGAACATAGCACCGATCGCCTCTTCCATCGCCTTGTAAAGACCGTCTTGGATCTCTGGCACAAGTTTCAAAACCTGCACCTTCTCGAATGAATATACCAAACTTTCGAATAGAAAACGGTAAGCTCCGAGTGAGAGGAACAGAAGCATACCCAACATATTCTTAAGAGTACTGATCACAGGAAGACTTGTTTGAGAGATAGGATCCAAGATCTCAGCGTAACCGAAACCAAGTTGGACGTTAAAAAATTCTCCCGCCATTTGGAAGGAAGAGAATACCAAACTCACTAAAAATCCCATTAGCACACCGATCAATACCTCAGCCATCACGATTAAACCGTAATCAGTCATATTGCCCGGGATCGGAGGAACAAAACCTGCACTTACAGGAAATAAAATTACGGAGATCAGAAAACCAAGAGTCATCCTTTGCGCAAAAGTGATGGAAGCAAAGGAGAACACAGGAGCCACGGATAGAAGCCCCACGATCCTTGCCAGGATCAGAAGAAACACTTGGAAATTTCCTACAAAGTATTCCATTTTTTGAATCTAAAACTTCTCTATCATCAGGAAAAGATCCCTGGTATAATCAGTCATTGTCTGGAGCATCCAACCCGCAAAGATCACGATCACTGCAAAAATGGATAATAATTTAGGAACAAAAGCGATCGTAGGCTCTTGGATAGAAGTTGTGGTTTGTAAAATACCTATGATCAACCCTACCACCATCGCAGTCAGCAGGATGGGAGAAGAAAGTTTCAGAGTCACAAACAATGCGTCTCTGATCAGAGTGATTGCATCTACTTCCGTCATTTATAACTCCTCACGAGCTCGTAGACGATTAAATTCCAACCATCCACAAGAACGAATAAGATCAATTTAAACGGCAAACTTACCATCACAGGAGGAAGCATATTCAAACCCATGGAGAGAAGTGCGGAAGCCACCACAAGATCCACTACGATAAACGGAATAAATATGATAATCCCGATCCAAAACGCCTTCTTTATCTCTGAAAGCATGAACGCGGGAATAAGAACATAATTCGGAACATCGTCGAATGATTCTACATTCTCCACTTTTCCGATCTTTAAAAATAGAGCCACATCCTTGGCTCCGCTTGTACCGATCTGCCTCATCATAAATTCTCTAAGAGGGATCATGGACTTATCAAAAAATTCGTTTGTATCTATCTTGCCTTCCATGTACGGATTCAGACCTTTCTCATACACGATATTCAAGGTGGGAGCCATGATAAAGAATGTCATGAATAACGCTAAGCCCACCATTACCTGATTAGGCGGAAGGTTCTGGATAGAAAGTGCCCTTCTCACAAAATCCAGAACGATCACTATCTTAGTGAAAGAAGTCAGGGACATCACGATTGCAGGAGCCAAAGAAAGAATGGTAACCAAGAAAAGGATCATCAAAGAAAGACTCGTTTCTCTAGGACCTTTTGCCTCGTTCACATTGATATTCAGATTTGGGATAGGGATCCTAGGCGCATTTGCTTGGGCGAAAGTATCCTCGGGGATCGCAATTATCAAAACGGCAAAAAGAAGGACTCCCGAAAGTATCTTCCACATAATAAATTTATGTCTCATACCTTCAGAAAACTCTTTCCCTGCCTTTGTAGCGAACCCCTCTCCCACTTTTCCCCCTAGTTCAAATCGAATAATCCGTTCTCCAGACTATTCCTTTCCTTCTTAATTTCGTCTAACTTCTCTTTGAGTTTTCTCTGTTTCTCTTTTCTTTCACTTGGAGTTTGGCGAAGAGTTTGTTCTTCATCTTCCGACTTTCCGGTCAGACGAATATTCAAATCCTTTAATTGTTCCAGAGCAGTGACTAAGAAACCGCCTTCCGGAGGTTTAAATTCGTCTCTCATTCTCTGGAGCCTTGCCTTAGTTTCCGTATCCGTAATTTCGGAAATTAAATTAATACCGTTATCCGCCACACCCAATACGAAAATTTGCCCAGTCACTTCCACGATTTGTAACTGTTTGTTCGTGCCCAGGTTCAAACTCCCAAGAAGATTCATTTCTCCTCGAACGGGAAGAGAACCTTCTCTGGATTTTGCAAGAGTCCTTAAGACCCAATATGCAGCTCCACAAAGAATCCCTAATACAAGAACGATCCTAAATAAGATCCCTGCGAGACTTGGTCCATCCGAAACAGGCTTATATCTTTCTTCCACAGGATTCGGCGCTGACTCAGTTGCCGCTTCCTTCTTCTCCTCTTGTTTAGGAGTAGAAGGTGCCGAAGATTCAGGGGCCTTTTTGTCAGCAGTGCCCAATTCCCTCTTGAGAACTTCGTCCATTTGTTCTCTTTCGGAACCTTGGGAGTATAATCCTCCGGCAATACCCGATAAAATACAAAAGACTCCGAACGCCAAAGCGAGGGAGCCGAATCCTGAAAAAAACGAATGGATCGTTTGAAAAATTCGGCTCATCCGCCTCCCGACTCCGGCTTGATCCTATCGGCCGGACTTACGATATCCGTTACACGCACACCGAAGTTTTCGTCGATGACCACAACCTCTCCCTTCGCGATCAACTTACCGTTCACTAAAAGATCCACCGGCTCACCTGCCAACTTGTCCAACTCTATGATGGAACCTTCTCCCAAACCTAAGATATCTTTAATATACATCTTGGTTCTTCCGAGTTCCACGGTCACGGACATCTGAACGTCCATGAGAAGATTCAGGTTCGGAGTGCCTTGGGCGCCGCTTGCAGTTGCAAGATTCGGGAAAGAAACTCCCTTCATTCCTACTTGGGAAATTCCTCCGCCGCCCATTCCACCTTGGTAGCCGCCGCCACCATAATCTCCGCCTCCCCCTCCTCCGGATCTTTTGGAAAGGGAGAGAATATCATTCGCCATGGATAAAGATAGAATGAACTGAACTCTAAAAGATGGAAGTCCTTCAATCGCTAAATTGAAGAAGGTCCGCACAAGTGGATCACCTTCCGGGAGCACCAATGCGGCAGGAGAAGTTACATGCCTGGTCTCAGCAGGAGAACCATTCACTCCGCCACCTGTCTTAGCAGCGATCTGAGATTGAAGCGCTCCCATAATAGGAGTCAAACTATCTCTTAGAGTTTGGAGCTGGCCTTCGTCCAGACCGCCTGAATCGAAACCACCCATCATCATGTTTGCGATACGAGCCGCATTATCGGCCCCCATCGCAAGAACAACTCTTCCGTTCAGATTTCCTGAATAGGTAGAATATAATAAAAACGTGTTGGACTTAAGTTCCGCTTCCACATCCTTCCGGGACTTTGCCTCGGAAGTCGGATTCATGAAGTTGGAAGTTTTAGAAAGAATAGCTGCTAAGGTATTCCCTGCAGTCATAAAACAATGAGAAAGAAAGTCAGACAGAAGATCCCTATCTACCGGAGAAAGACCGGCAGCTTCCTTGGACCCGCCTCCGGCAGCCATGCTGCTGCCTGGATCAAATGAATCGTTTGCACCCGCTAAAAGGGCGTCTATTTCTTCCTGGGAAAGGGATCCTTCACCCATATTGGGCACTCTCTCTTAGTTTTGGATTAGGAGACATAATAAAAAGAAATTTGTCGACCCTTTTTTTTCTTGCTCAGAAAATCGGTAGGAAAAGGCCGGGGGCTTATTAGATAAAAGCCTAGTTTTGGAGTGAAAACAAGTATATTTTGGTTAAAAAGAAATCAGGTCTCCACTGTCTCGATCAGAAAAGAAGAAAGGTCCACATATTGAGAAGCGTTTCCATGGATGTCGATCCCCACAAGCTTGCCTTCCGCATCCAAATCGATATTCAGATCCGTGTTCACTTCCCTGGTTTCAGTCGAAGGACGGTCAGATAAATCGATATAGACAGAATCAGTTTCAGGAAAATGGGTAATTTTCATCTTTTAAATCCCCGATCGAAAAAGGCATTATGAACGGTTTTGCGATCTTCTAAAGTAATAACACGAAGGTATTTTTGGGCCTCGTCAATCCATTTCCAGTAGCGAAATCTTTTATCGATCTGGATCACTTTATAATCAGGATTGGAGATCGTCTCTTTCACCCAGTCCAAACGAATGTCAGGCCGCCTTTCCAATACCAGATTTTTTCGATTTTTTGCGTAGATTGGACTTGACTGGCAATTGGAAGTCTCGTATTTTACCAAACGGTAAATTAACTAAATGGTTAAATACGAGACACAATCCGATCGACTGAGCAATACTTTCGCCGCTTTGGCAGACCCAACCAGGAGGGAAATCCTTCTCTATTTAGTCTCCGGAGAAGCTACCGTAAAGGAATTGGCGGAACCTTTTAATATGAGCCTGCCCGGCATTTCTAAACACCTGAAGGTTTTGGAAAAAGCAGGGCTAATTGAAAGAGGAAGAGAGGCGCAATGGAGGCCCTGTAAGATCCGACCGGATGGTCTAAAGGAAGCTTCCGGTTGGTTGGATCATTACCGCCATTTCTGGGAAGAAAGTTTGGATCGTTTGGATGCATATCTACAACAACTCCAAGCTCAAAATAAAGAGCCGGAAAAATAGATCGGTTATACCGGGAATTTGTCCCGGTGCTATATTAGAATTATATAAAAAGGTACATTCAGAATGTCTGAAATTAAAACTGAAAACACGACCAAAGCCACTAAAAAAGAGTGGATCGGCCTGGCAGTGATCGCATTGCCCTGCCTGCTATATGCGATGGATTTAACTGTTCTTTATCTTGCGGCTCCTCAATTGACTGCGGATCTGAATCCTACTCCTTCTCAACAATTATGGATCATGGATATTTACGGATTTTTAGTCGCAGGTTTTCTTGTGATCATGGGAAATCTGGGAGATAGAATAGGTCGTCGTAAACTTCTTCTTTATGGGGCAGCGGCATTCGGAGTGGCATCCGTTCTTGCTGCATTCTCCCCTAGTTCCGAAATTTTGATCCTAACACGAGCGATCTTAGGGATCACGGCGGCAACTTTGGCTCCTTCTACCCTATCATTAATTCGTAATATGTTTTTAGATCCGGAAGAGAGAACTTTTGCGATCGGTATCTGGGGAATGAGTTTTTCCTTAGGCGGAGCGATCGGTCCTCTTGTAGGCGGAGTTCTACTGGAATATTTCTGGTGGGGTTCCGTTTTTTTGATGAGCGTTCCTATTATGATACTTCTTCTAATCGTTGGACCTAAACTTCTTCCTGAATTCAAAGATCCGAATGCAGGCAAGATGGATCTGCCAAGTGCGGTTCTATCCTTAGTATCCGTGCTTTCTATCATCTACGGCTTAAAGCAGATCGCAGAGAACGGTTTGGGAATTGTTTCCGCTCTTACCATACTTGCAGGGCTTTTAGTCGGAGCTATCTTCGTCAAAAGACA
The nucleotide sequence above comes from Leptospira dzoumogneensis. Encoded proteins:
- a CDS encoding ArsR/SmtB family transcription factor encodes the protein MVKYETQSDRLSNTFAALADPTRREILLYLVSGEATVKELAEPFNMSLPGISKHLKVLEKAGLIERGREAQWRPCKIRPDGLKEASGWLDHYRHFWEESLDRLDAYLQQLQAQNKEPEK
- a CDS encoding DUF2283 domain-containing protein yields the protein MKITHFPETDSVYIDLSDRPSTETREVNTDLNIDLDAEGKLVGIDIHGNASQYVDLSSFLIETVET
- the fliN gene encoding flagellar motor switch protein FliN; the protein is MGEGSLSQEEIDALLAGANDSFDPGSSMAAGGGSKEAAGLSPVDRDLLSDFLSHCFMTAGNTLAAILSKTSNFMNPTSEAKSRKDVEAELKSNTFLLYSTYSGNLNGRVVLAMGADNAARIANMMMGGFDSGGLDEGQLQTLRDSLTPIMGALQSQIAAKTGGGVNGSPAETRHVTSPAALVLPEGDPLVRTFFNLAIEGLPSFRVQFILSLSMANDILSLSKRSGGGGGGDYGGGGYQGGMGGGGISQVGMKGVSFPNLATASGAQGTPNLNLLMDVQMSVTVELGRTKMYIKDILGLGEGSIIELDKLAGEPVDLLVNGKLIAKGEVVVIDENFGVRVTDIVSPADRIKPESGGG